From the genome of Gorilla gorilla gorilla isolate KB3781 chromosome 4, NHGRI_mGorGor1-v2.1_pri, whole genome shotgun sequence, one region includes:
- the ARHGDIA gene encoding rho GDP-dissociation inhibitor 1 isoform X2: MAEQEPTAEQLAQIAAENEEDEHSVNYKPPAQKSIQEIQELDKDDESLRKYKEALLGRVAVSADPNVPNVVVTGLTLVCSSAPGPLELDLTGDLESFKKQSFVLKEGVEYRIKISFRVNREIVSGMKYIQHTYRKGVKIDKTDYMVGSYGPRAEEYEFLTPVEEAPKGSISPSHPRPGFKRERSSHSPGPVVAPGRVRLLLRGGAGVWDARPRGGRAVLQPRCSLASPLVAVSPV; encoded by the exons ATGGCTGAGCAGGAGCCCACAGCCGAGCAGCTGGCCCAGATTGCAGCGGAGAACGAGGAGGATGAGCACTCGGTCAACTACAAGCCCCCGGCCCAGAAGAGCATCCAGGAGATCCAGGAGCTGGACAAGGACGACGAGAGCCTGCGAAAGTACAAGGAGGCCCTGCTGGGCCGCGTGGCCGTTTCCGCAG ACCCCAACGTCCCCAACGTCGTCGTGACTGGCCTGACCCTGGTGTGCAGCTCGGCCCCGGGCCCCCTGGAGCTGGACCTGACGG GCGACCTGGAGAGCTTCAAGAAGCAGTCGTTTGTGCTGAAGGAGGGTGTGGAGTACCGGATAAAAATCTCTTTCCGG GTTAACAGAGAGATAGTGTCCGGCATGAAGTACATCCAGCACACGTACAGGAAAGGCGTCAAGA TTGACAAGACTGACTACATGGTAGGCAGCTATGGGCCCCGGGCCGAGGAGTACGAGTTCCTGACCCCCGTGGAGGAGGCACCCAAGG GTTCTATCTCCCCGTCACACCCGAGGCCTGGCTTCAAGAGGGAGCGGAGCAGCCATTCTCCAGGCCCCGTGGTTGCCCCTGGACGTGTGCGTCTGCTGCTCCGGGGTGGAGCTGGGGTGTGGGATGCACGGCCTCGTGGGGGCCGGGCCGTCCTCCAGCCCCGCTGCTCCCTGGCCAGCCCCCTTGTCGCTGTCAGTCCCGTCTAA
- the ARHGDIA gene encoding rho GDP-dissociation inhibitor 1 isoform X1 encodes MAEQEPTAEQLAQIAAENEEDEHSVNYKPPAQKSIQEIQELDKDDESLRKYKEALLGRVAVSADPNVPNVVVTGLTLVCSSAPGPLELDLTGECPAAAGVRAAPGGDLGKCSQGAVRGWGFAQGWGPQGCWAVIEGEFPPTGDLESFKKQSFVLKEGVEYRIKISFRVNREIVSGMKYIQHTYRKGVKIDKTDYMVGSYGPRAEEYEFLTPVEEAPKGMLARGSYSIKSRFTDDDKTDHLSWEWNLTIKKDWKD; translated from the exons ATGGCTGAGCAGGAGCCCACAGCCGAGCAGCTGGCCCAGATTGCAGCGGAGAACGAGGAGGATGAGCACTCGGTCAACTACAAGCCCCCGGCCCAGAAGAGCATCCAGGAGATCCAGGAGCTGGACAAGGACGACGAGAGCCTGCGAAAGTACAAGGAGGCCCTGCTGGGCCGCGTGGCCGTTTCCGCAG ACCCCAACGTCCCCAACGTCGTCGTGACTGGCCTGACCCTGGTGTGCAGCTCGGCCCCGGGCCCCCTGGAGCTGGACCTGACGGGTGAGTGCCCTGCGGCCGCGGGGGTTCGGGCGGCCCCTGGTGGGGATCTCGGGAAGTGCAGCCAGGGGGCCGTGCGGGGCTGGGGCTTCGCGCAGGGCTGGGGGCCCCAGGGCTGCTGGGCAGTCATTGAGGGGGAGTTCCCCCCAACAGGCGACCTGGAGAGCTTCAAGAAGCAGTCGTTTGTGCTGAAGGAGGGTGTGGAGTACCGGATAAAAATCTCTTTCCGG GTTAACAGAGAGATAGTGTCCGGCATGAAGTACATCCAGCACACGTACAGGAAAGGCGTCAAGA TTGACAAGACTGACTACATGGTAGGCAGCTATGGGCCCCGGGCCGAGGAGTACGAGTTCCTGACCCCCGTGGAGGAGGCACCCAAGGGTATGCTGGCCCGGGGCAGCTACAGCATCAAGTCCCGCTTCACAGACGACGACAAGACCGACCACCTGTCCTGGGAGTGGAATCTCACCATCAAGAAGGACTGGAAGGACTGA
- the ARHGDIA gene encoding rho GDP-dissociation inhibitor 1 isoform X3: MAEQEPTAEQLAQIAAENEEDEHSVNYKPPAQKSIQEIQELDKDDESLRKYKEALLGRVAVSADPNVPNVVVTGLTLVCSSAPGPLELDLTGDLESFKKQSFVLKEGVEYRIKISFRVNREIVSGMKYIQHTYRKGVKIDKTDYMVGSYGPRAEEYEFLTPVEEAPKGMLARGSYSIKSRFTDDDKTDHLSWEWNLTIKKDWKD; the protein is encoded by the exons ATGGCTGAGCAGGAGCCCACAGCCGAGCAGCTGGCCCAGATTGCAGCGGAGAACGAGGAGGATGAGCACTCGGTCAACTACAAGCCCCCGGCCCAGAAGAGCATCCAGGAGATCCAGGAGCTGGACAAGGACGACGAGAGCCTGCGAAAGTACAAGGAGGCCCTGCTGGGCCGCGTGGCCGTTTCCGCAG ACCCCAACGTCCCCAACGTCGTCGTGACTGGCCTGACCCTGGTGTGCAGCTCGGCCCCGGGCCCCCTGGAGCTGGACCTGACGG GCGACCTGGAGAGCTTCAAGAAGCAGTCGTTTGTGCTGAAGGAGGGTGTGGAGTACCGGATAAAAATCTCTTTCCGG GTTAACAGAGAGATAGTGTCCGGCATGAAGTACATCCAGCACACGTACAGGAAAGGCGTCAAGA TTGACAAGACTGACTACATGGTAGGCAGCTATGGGCCCCGGGCCGAGGAGTACGAGTTCCTGACCCCCGTGGAGGAGGCACCCAAGGGTATGCTGGCCCGGGGCAGCTACAGCATCAAGTCCCGCTTCACAGACGACGACAAGACCGACCACCTGTCCTGGGAGTGGAATCTCACCATCAAGAAGGACTGGAAGGACTGA